In Chitinophaga nivalis, a single genomic region encodes these proteins:
- a CDS encoding CTP synthase: MAKYIFVTGGVTSSLGKGIIAASLAKLLQARGFRVTIQKFDPYINVDPGTLNPYEHGECFVTEDGAETDLDLGHYERFLNTPTSQANNVTTGRIYQTVINKEREGAYLGKTVQVIPHITDEIKRRILLLGKDGKYDIVITELGGTVGDIESLPYIEAVRQLQWELGEEDCLVVHLTLIPYLRAAKELKTKPTQHSVRLLSEYGVHPDIIVCRTEEPMYRDLKKKIALFCNVQVDAVIEANDVPTIYEVPLEMMREKLDVSVLKRLNLPVEKEPELSKWREFLDKLKYPKTKVTIGLIGKYVELQDAYKSILESFVHAGSQNECKVVVQNIHSEHITPENVCEKLKNLDGLLVAPGFGHRGIEGKITAIQYARENSLPFFGICLGMQMSVVEYARNVLGWKDAHSVEMNPDTAHPVINLMEEQKKITAKGGTMRLGAYACDLLPGSKAAEIYGATSISERHRHRYEFNNDYLQQFEEAGMVLSGRNPESGLVEMVELPAHPFFVGSQFHPELKSTVERPAPIFVSFIKAAKQYAESKNGKTKVSEEKLAQ; this comes from the coding sequence ATGGCAAAATATATCTTCGTTACGGGAGGTGTTACTTCCTCTTTGGGTAAAGGAATTATAGCTGCTTCGTTAGCAAAATTATTGCAGGCGCGTGGCTTTAGAGTGACTATTCAGAAGTTTGATCCATATATCAATGTGGATCCGGGAACGTTAAACCCTTATGAGCACGGGGAATGTTTCGTAACAGAAGATGGCGCTGAAACAGATCTGGATCTGGGACACTATGAGCGTTTCCTGAATACGCCTACGTCTCAGGCCAACAACGTTACTACTGGTCGTATCTATCAAACTGTTATCAACAAGGAAAGAGAAGGAGCTTACCTCGGTAAAACCGTTCAGGTAATTCCTCACATCACAGATGAAATCAAACGTCGTATCCTGTTACTGGGAAAAGATGGTAAATATGATATCGTGATTACGGAGCTGGGTGGTACTGTGGGCGACATCGAATCCCTGCCTTATATTGAGGCGGTTCGTCAGTTACAATGGGAATTAGGAGAAGAAGATTGTCTGGTGGTACACCTGACGCTCATTCCGTACCTGCGTGCGGCTAAGGAGCTGAAAACCAAACCAACACAACACTCCGTTCGCCTGTTAAGTGAATATGGCGTACATCCGGATATCATCGTGTGCCGTACAGAAGAACCAATGTACCGCGATCTGAAAAAGAAAATCGCCTTGTTCTGTAATGTGCAGGTAGATGCGGTGATTGAAGCGAATGACGTACCGACAATTTACGAGGTACCTTTGGAAATGATGCGCGAAAAACTGGATGTTTCTGTACTGAAAAGACTGAATCTGCCGGTGGAAAAAGAGCCTGAATTATCCAAATGGCGCGAATTCCTCGATAAATTGAAATATCCGAAAACAAAGGTTACCATCGGACTGATCGGTAAATATGTAGAGTTGCAGGATGCTTATAAATCTATCCTGGAATCATTTGTACATGCAGGTTCCCAGAATGAATGCAAAGTAGTGGTACAGAATATCCACTCAGAGCATATCACACCGGAAAATGTATGCGAGAAGCTGAAAAACCTCGATGGTTTACTGGTAGCGCCAGGTTTCGGCCACCGGGGTATCGAAGGTAAAATCACCGCTATCCAGTATGCCCGTGAAAACAGCCTGCCATTCTTTGGTATCTGTTTAGGTATGCAGATGAGCGTGGTGGAATATGCCCGTAACGTACTCGGCTGGAAAGATGCACACTCCGTGGAAATGAATCCGGATACAGCTCATCCGGTGATCAACCTCATGGAAGAACAGAAGAAAATCACTGCCAAAGGTGGTACAATGCGCCTGGGTGCTTATGCCTGCGACTTGCTGCCAGGTTCCAAAGCAGCTGAAATATATGGTGCCACCTCCATCAGCGAAAGACACCGTCACCGTTACGAATTCAATAACGATTACCTGCAACAGTTTGAAGAAGCAGGTATGGTCCTGTCCGGCAGAAACCCGGAAAGCGGCCTTGTGGAAATGGTGGAATTACCTGCACATCCGTTCTTCGTGGGCTCTCAGTTCCATCCTGAACTGAAAAGCACCGTGGAAAGACCGGCGCCAATCTTTGTCTCCTTCATTAAGGCGGCTAAGCAATATGCAGAAAGCAAAAACGGTAAAACAAAGGTTTCTGAAGAGAAACTGGCGCAATAA
- the yidC gene encoding membrane protein insertase YidC yields the protein MDRNSVIGFLLLGVLLVGYIFFNQKQQVSASKEKARQDSIAALNQPKTPITDTAAFPAGSQPDSAHQALLSGEFGAFAAAATGAVQTTVVENDVVKITFSNKGGQPANIQLKAYKNYDGGPLMLQQSSFNRLSVEVPASVNKMLNSADLFFTAGQVQQLANGAQSITYRLNSSNPAAYLEFSYTLKPGSYIVDYNIHAVGFQGILPGNQQYLSLQWNSQNDKQEHDMQNERLNNQVHYMYTNDKHDYFTLERSSHEKLDNKLKWVSVKQQFFNTTLIAKNGEFSNADINTKVPQSANIVGQTFTTLQIPYNRANDFSFPIEIYYGPNHYKTLKSFDLGLQKIIPLGSGIFAFVKYVNIWIIIPVFNFLSGFIGNYGLIIILLTIFIRLLIAPFTYQSYVSQAKMKVLKPEIDALKAKHGEDQQTFGVEQMKLFKTAGVNPLGGCLPALLQLPILVAMYSFFPSSIELRQESFLWAKDLSSYDSIVNLPFNIPFYGDHVSLFTILMTITSLILAFYNRGMTDQSNPVMKYMPYMMPIVLLGIFNRLAAALTFYYFLSNVISILLQWVLQTFIINHDKIHAQIQENKKKPVSKSKWQEKLEDMQKRQQDIQQKKK from the coding sequence ATGGATAGAAATTCGGTCATTGGGTTTTTACTGTTAGGCGTGTTGCTGGTAGGATATATTTTCTTCAACCAGAAACAGCAGGTAAGTGCCTCTAAGGAGAAAGCCCGGCAAGATTCCATCGCAGCGCTTAATCAGCCTAAAACACCTATTACAGATACCGCCGCTTTCCCTGCCGGCAGCCAACCCGATTCTGCACACCAGGCACTGCTCTCCGGAGAATTCGGCGCCTTTGCTGCTGCAGCTACCGGTGCGGTACAAACCACTGTAGTGGAAAACGACGTGGTGAAAATCACCTTCTCCAATAAAGGTGGGCAACCAGCCAACATACAGCTGAAAGCTTATAAAAACTACGATGGCGGCCCGTTAATGTTGCAGCAAAGCTCATTTAACCGTTTATCTGTAGAGGTACCGGCCAGTGTGAATAAAATGCTGAACAGTGCGGATCTGTTCTTTACCGCCGGACAGGTACAACAACTGGCCAACGGTGCACAATCCATCACTTATCGTCTCAACAGCAGCAACCCTGCTGCTTACCTCGAATTCAGCTACACCCTGAAACCAGGTAGCTATATCGTGGACTATAACATCCATGCCGTAGGCTTCCAGGGCATATTGCCAGGTAACCAGCAATACCTGAGCTTACAGTGGAATAGCCAGAATGATAAACAGGAACATGATATGCAGAATGAGCGCCTGAACAACCAGGTGCACTACATGTATACCAACGATAAACACGATTACTTCACCCTGGAGCGTTCCAGCCACGAAAAACTGGACAACAAACTGAAATGGGTGAGTGTAAAACAACAGTTCTTCAATACCACTCTGATCGCGAAAAATGGCGAATTCAGTAACGCGGATATCAATACCAAAGTACCGCAAAGTGCCAATATCGTAGGACAAACATTCACTACCCTGCAGATTCCTTACAACAGGGCGAATGACTTCTCCTTCCCGATCGAAATTTATTATGGTCCGAACCATTATAAAACACTGAAATCATTTGATCTCGGTCTGCAAAAGATCATTCCGCTGGGTTCCGGCATCTTCGCTTTTGTTAAGTATGTAAACATCTGGATCATCATCCCGGTATTTAACTTCCTGAGCGGATTTATTGGCAACTATGGCCTGATCATCATTCTGCTGACCATCTTTATCCGTTTGCTGATTGCACCTTTCACTTACCAGAGCTATGTGTCTCAGGCGAAGATGAAAGTGCTGAAACCGGAAATCGATGCCCTGAAAGCAAAACATGGCGAAGATCAGCAGACCTTCGGTGTAGAGCAGATGAAATTATTCAAGACAGCAGGAGTAAACCCGCTGGGTGGATGTTTACCGGCATTGCTGCAGTTACCGATTCTGGTAGCGATGTACAGCTTCTTCCCTTCCTCTATTGAGCTGCGTCAGGAAAGTTTCCTGTGGGCAAAAGATCTCTCTTCCTACGATTCTATCGTGAACCTGCCATTTAATATACCTTTCTATGGCGATCACGTGAGTCTGTTTACCATCCTGATGACCATCACCAGCTTAATCCTGGCGTTCTACAACCGTGGTATGACAGATCAAAGCAATCCGGTAATGAAGTACATGCCTTATATGATGCCAATCGTATTATTGGGTATCTTCAACCGCCTGGCTGCTGCGTTGACTTTCTACTACTTCCTGTCCAACGTGATCAGTATCCTGTTGCAATGGGTACTCCAGACTTTTATCATCAACCACGATAAAATTCATGCACAGATCCAGGAGAACAAAAAGAAACCGGTGAGCAAATCCAAATGGCAGGAAAAGCTGGAGGATATGCAGAAGCGGCAGCAGGATATCCAACAAAAGAAAAAATAG